The genomic region AATTAGATTCAATGAATATCAATCTCTTGTTGGTTTCAGAAGAAGTCATAACGATTTCCTCTAAATTCAGACCACATCCCATACAGAACTTTGCATCTGGCGGGTTCACAGTACCACAAACTGGACAGGCCTCGGCATATTTTTCCAGGGCTAAACCACACTCCATGCAGAAGCGTGCTCCCTCGGGATTTTCTGTTCTGCAGTTTTCAAAAATTATATAACACCTATTTCCACCGTTATTTAACTAACTGGCCCAGCTTCTTCCCGATTTTGTCTGAAAATTTTCCAATAATAATCAAGAACATTTGAATAACCTTGTAGGGTTGTAACAGTATACCAACTACTTTTGCCACTGGATTTTGGTTTGACGGTTATTTCAACCCTTTCATCATCAAATTTTTTTAAAGTTACAGTTTGTTTAACTGTTTTACTACCAGCAACATAAGTACCATACATTACTAAGTTCTCATCATCAATTTGATACGTTTTCCATTCATAGGTGAAGGGACCATCATCATATTTGGCATCAGTGCCACTCATACTCCCTGAATCAATAAGTATCATGGTATCATCATCTGCCGATGTAGTTTCTGTATCAGTAACAACTACTGAAGTGTGGTTGGATGTATTGTTAGCCACCGGTGTATTACTTGTTAACAACATTGCAACAGCAATGCCAACACCTAAAATCAGTATTATCACAACAACTATGAGAACCTTGTTGGTGGTACTCATACCTGTCTTAGCTGGTAGAGAAGTTACAGAACCTAAATTGGCTCCGCATCTTTCGCAGAATGATGCATCATCATCATTTTCATATCCACAATTCTTACAATACATCACCTATTCTCCATTTAACTTCTCTACAACAAAA from Methanobacterium petrolearium harbors:
- a CDS encoding zinc ribbon domain-containing protein, with protein sequence MYCKNCGYENDDDASFCERCGANLGSVTSLPAKTGMSTTNKVLIVVVIILILGVGIAVAMLLTSNTPVANNTSNHTSVVVTDTETTSADDDTMILIDSGSMSGTDAKYDDGPFTYEWKTYQIDDENLVMYGTYVAGSKTVKQTVTLKKFDDERVEITVKPKSSGKSSWYTVTTLQGYSNVLDYYWKIFRQNREEAGPVS
- a CDS encoding zinc ribbon domain-containing protein — protein: MIFENCRTENPEGARFCMECGLALEKYAEACPVCGTVNPPDAKFCMGCGLNLEEIVMTSSETNKRLIFIESNYI